The Salvelinus namaycush isolate Seneca chromosome 1, SaNama_1.0, whole genome shotgun sequence genome has a window encoding:
- the LOC120026952 gene encoding serine/arginine-rich splicing factor 9-like isoform X1, with the protein MVLWKLRYLTMLLRSSVNIMADGRIYVGNLPADVQERDIEDIFFKYGKIRDIELKNNRGTIPFAFVRFEDPRDAEDAVYGRNGYGFGDCKLRVEHPRSASSKFNGSMGGSGRGSGDGGPGGPKGRFGPPTRRSEFRVIVTGKWIKSAFVFVFLIQSSSLPSIYSRLDVHWYCWALPIKAKVLNGLLSVPTGLPPTGSWQDLKDHMREAGDVCFTDVQRDGEGVVEFLRREDMEYAMRRLDRTEFRSHQGETSSIRVHGEMGASRGRSRSRSRSRGRYSPAYQGRGSPPPRYQSPPARRLSRHSPPPRRSSAAHRSPSSRSPPPRHYR; encoded by the exons ATGGTTTTGTGGAAACTTCGAtatttaacgatgctcctacgaag TTCTGTTAACATCATGGCAGATGGCAGGATCTACGTGGGTAACCTTCCAGCTGATGTGCAAGAGAGGGACATTGAGGATATATTCTTCAAATATGGCAAAATCAGAGACATTGAGTTGAAGAACAACAGAGGCACTATTCCCTTTGCCTTTGTGCGCTTTGAAGATCCACG GGATGCCGAGGATGCAGTCTATGGGAGGAATGGTTATGGATTTGGAGACTGCAAGCTTCGCGTTGAGCACCCTCGCTCTGCCTCCTCTAAATTCAACGGTTCTATGGGTGGTAGTGGTCGAGGGAGTGGGGACGGAGGTCCCGGTGGTCCTAAAGGGAGGTTTGGGCCTCCTACTCGGAGATCAGAGTTCAGAGTTATTGTGACTGGTAAGTGGATAAAGTCtgcttttgtttttgtttttttaattcaaagctcctctcttccttccattTACAGCAGGTTAGATGTACACTGGTATTGTTGGGCGTTGCCTATAAAGGCCAAAGTTCTCAATGGTTTGCTCTCTGTTCCCACAGGCCTGCCTCCGACTGGGAGCTGGCAAGACTTGAAAGATCACATGAGGGAGGCTGGAGATGTTTGTTTCACAGATGTTCAGCGGGATGGGGAAGGGGTGGTGGAGTTCCTGCGCAGAGAGGACATGGAGTATGCCATGCGGCGCCTGGACAGGACAGAGTTCAGATCACACCAG GGGGAGACTTCATCTATCCGAGTCCATGGAGAGATGGGGGCCAGCAGAGGACGCTCGCGGTCCCGTTCCAGATCCAGGGGACGGTACTCACCCGCTTATCAAGGTCGCGGCTCTCCACCCCCTCGTTATCAGTCACCCCCTGCTCGCAGATTGTCTCGCCATAGCCCCCCTCCACGTCGCTCCTCTGCAGCACACCGTAGCCCATCAAGCCGCAGCCCACCCCCTCGTCACTACCGATAG
- the LOC120026884 gene encoding polyubiquitin-like, producing MELTITLLNGNSLPLKVQPHTTVGSLKSLITQHFGMATTKQRLLGVNGSNISLSDDSKTLSDYGLHSGSKVMVLITEPAPIQVFLKNEKGQTHTYDVVPGETVTQFKAKVQNKEGVPANQQRLIHEGRQLEDGQRLEYYNITNQSTIHLTLRLRGG from the coding sequence ATGGAACTCACTATAACACTTTTGAACGGGAACTCACTTCCCCTGAAGGTTCAGCCACACACCACCGTGGGGTCTCTCAAGAGTTTGATTACACAACACTTTGGAATGGCCACAACAAAGCAGAGGCTGTTAGGTGTCAATGGGAGCAACATCAGTCTCAGCGATGATTCAAAAACTTTGAGCGACTATGGCCTGCATTCAGGATCTAAAGTGATGGTGCTGATTACGGAGCCCGCTCCTATCCAGGTGTTCCTGAAAAACGAAAAgggccagacacacacatatgATGTGGTGCCTGGTGAGACTGTAACCCAGTTCAAAGCCAAGGTACAAAACAAGGAGGGAGTCCCTGCCAACCAACAGAGGCTAATTCATGAGGGTAGGCAGCTGGAGGATGGCCAGAGGCTGGAGTACTACAACATCACAAACCAAAGCACCATCCATCTGACGCTCCGTCTAAGGGGAGGCTGA
- the gatc gene encoding glutamyl-tRNA(Gln) amidotransferase subunit C, mitochondrial isoform X2, protein MYVVVNYTRKLQTLAFNLGPSCYRQGVTGVSITSQDRKSKQNFSCFRWTHLITLVHQYSTRIYNSKACQVPVDLVDKLERLALVDFRNQEGLACLEKAIRFADQLHVVDTDGVDPMDSVLEERALYLREDAVAEGNCAEELLQLSKNTVEEYFVAPPGNIPLPKREERAAMLKHSEI, encoded by the exons ATGTATGTCGTAGTGAATTATACACGAAAGTTACAGACCCTAGCATTTAATCTAGGGCCTTCGTGCTACCGCCAAGGTGTCACAGGAGTTTCCATAACGTCGCAGGACCGAAAATCCAAGCAAAACTTTAGCTGCTTTCGTTGGACTCATCTGATAACTTTAGTACATCAATACAGTACCCGAATTTACAACTCTAAG GCTTGCCAAGTTCCTGTAGACCTTGTTGACAAATTGGAGAGACTAGCCCTGGTTGATTTCCGCAACCAGGAGGGGCTGGCCTGTCTGGAGAAAGCCATCCGATTTGCAGATCAGCTCCATGTTGTTGACACAGATGGGGTTGACCCAATGGATTCAGTTCTGGAGGAAAG GGCACTGTATCTGAGGGAGGATGCCGTGGCAGAGGGGAACTGTGCAGAGGAACTGCTCCAGCTCTCCAAAAACACAGTGGAGGAGTACTTTGTGGCACCGCCAG GTAACATTCCACTAccgaagagagaggagagagctgccATGTTGAAGCACTCAGAGATCTGA
- the LOC120026952 gene encoding serine/arginine-rich splicing factor 9-like isoform X2 — MADGRIYVGNLPADVQERDIEDIFFKYGKIRDIELKNNRGTIPFAFVRFEDPRDAEDAVYGRNGYGFGDCKLRVEHPRSASSKFNGSMGGSGRGSGDGGPGGPKGRFGPPTRRSEFRVIVTGKWIKSAFVFVFLIQSSSLPSIYSRLDVHWYCWALPIKAKVLNGLLSVPTGLPPTGSWQDLKDHMREAGDVCFTDVQRDGEGVVEFLRREDMEYAMRRLDRTEFRSHQGETSSIRVHGEMGASRGRSRSRSRSRGRYSPAYQGRGSPPPRYQSPPARRLSRHSPPPRRSSAAHRSPSSRSPPPRHYR, encoded by the exons ATGGCAGATGGCAGGATCTACGTGGGTAACCTTCCAGCTGATGTGCAAGAGAGGGACATTGAGGATATATTCTTCAAATATGGCAAAATCAGAGACATTGAGTTGAAGAACAACAGAGGCACTATTCCCTTTGCCTTTGTGCGCTTTGAAGATCCACG GGATGCCGAGGATGCAGTCTATGGGAGGAATGGTTATGGATTTGGAGACTGCAAGCTTCGCGTTGAGCACCCTCGCTCTGCCTCCTCTAAATTCAACGGTTCTATGGGTGGTAGTGGTCGAGGGAGTGGGGACGGAGGTCCCGGTGGTCCTAAAGGGAGGTTTGGGCCTCCTACTCGGAGATCAGAGTTCAGAGTTATTGTGACTGGTAAGTGGATAAAGTCtgcttttgtttttgtttttttaattcaaagctcctctcttccttccattTACAGCAGGTTAGATGTACACTGGTATTGTTGGGCGTTGCCTATAAAGGCCAAAGTTCTCAATGGTTTGCTCTCTGTTCCCACAGGCCTGCCTCCGACTGGGAGCTGGCAAGACTTGAAAGATCACATGAGGGAGGCTGGAGATGTTTGTTTCACAGATGTTCAGCGGGATGGGGAAGGGGTGGTGGAGTTCCTGCGCAGAGAGGACATGGAGTATGCCATGCGGCGCCTGGACAGGACAGAGTTCAGATCACACCAG GGGGAGACTTCATCTATCCGAGTCCATGGAGAGATGGGGGCCAGCAGAGGACGCTCGCGGTCCCGTTCCAGATCCAGGGGACGGTACTCACCCGCTTATCAAGGTCGCGGCTCTCCACCCCCTCGTTATCAGTCACCCCCTGCTCGCAGATTGTCTCGCCATAGCCCCCCTCCACGTCGCTCCTCTGCAGCACACCGTAGCCCATCAAGCCGCAGCCCACCCCCTCGTCACTACCGATAG
- the gatc gene encoding glutamyl-tRNA(Gln) amidotransferase subunit C, mitochondrial isoform X1: protein MYVVVNYTRKLQTLAFNLGPSCYRQGVTGVSITSQDRKSKQNFSCFRWTHLITLVHQYSTRIYNSKVPRVATWEPVLENQLPPACQVPVDLVDKLERLALVDFRNQEGLACLEKAIRFADQLHVVDTDGVDPMDSVLEERALYLREDAVAEGNCAEELLQLSKNTVEEYFVAPPGNIPLPKREERAAMLKHSEI from the exons ATGTATGTCGTAGTGAATTATACACGAAAGTTACAGACCCTAGCATTTAATCTAGGGCCTTCGTGCTACCGCCAAGGTGTCACAGGAGTTTCCATAACGTCGCAGGACCGAAAATCCAAGCAAAACTTTAGCTGCTTTCGTTGGACTCATCTGATAACTTTAGTACATCAATACAGTACCCGAATTTACAACTCTAAG GTGCCCAGGGTAGCAACATGGGAGCCTGTATTGGAGAACCAGCTACCCCCA GCTTGCCAAGTTCCTGTAGACCTTGTTGACAAATTGGAGAGACTAGCCCTGGTTGATTTCCGCAACCAGGAGGGGCTGGCCTGTCTGGAGAAAGCCATCCGATTTGCAGATCAGCTCCATGTTGTTGACACAGATGGGGTTGACCCAATGGATTCAGTTCTGGAGGAAAG GGCACTGTATCTGAGGGAGGATGCCGTGGCAGAGGGGAACTGTGCAGAGGAACTGCTCCAGCTCTCCAAAAACACAGTGGAGGAGTACTTTGTGGCACCGCCAG GTAACATTCCACTAccgaagagagaggagagagctgccATGTTGAAGCACTCAGAGATCTGA
- the LOC120026952 gene encoding serine/arginine-rich splicing factor 9-like isoform X3, translated as MVLWKLRYLTMLLRSSVNIMADGRIYVGNLPADVQERDIEDIFFKYGKIRDIELKNNRGTIPFAFVRFEDPRDAEDAVYGRNGYGFGDCKLRVEHPRSASSKFNGSMGGSGRGSGDGGPGGPKGRFGPPTRRSEFRVIVTGLPPTGSWQDLKDHMREAGDVCFTDVQRDGEGVVEFLRREDMEYAMRRLDRTEFRSHQGETSSIRVHGEMGASRGRSRSRSRSRGRYSPAYQGRGSPPPRYQSPPARRLSRHSPPPRRSSAAHRSPSSRSPPPRHYR; from the exons ATGGTTTTGTGGAAACTTCGAtatttaacgatgctcctacgaag TTCTGTTAACATCATGGCAGATGGCAGGATCTACGTGGGTAACCTTCCAGCTGATGTGCAAGAGAGGGACATTGAGGATATATTCTTCAAATATGGCAAAATCAGAGACATTGAGTTGAAGAACAACAGAGGCACTATTCCCTTTGCCTTTGTGCGCTTTGAAGATCCACG GGATGCCGAGGATGCAGTCTATGGGAGGAATGGTTATGGATTTGGAGACTGCAAGCTTCGCGTTGAGCACCCTCGCTCTGCCTCCTCTAAATTCAACGGTTCTATGGGTGGTAGTGGTCGAGGGAGTGGGGACGGAGGTCCCGGTGGTCCTAAAGGGAGGTTTGGGCCTCCTACTCGGAGATCAGAGTTCAGAGTTATTGTGACTG GCCTGCCTCCGACTGGGAGCTGGCAAGACTTGAAAGATCACATGAGGGAGGCTGGAGATGTTTGTTTCACAGATGTTCAGCGGGATGGGGAAGGGGTGGTGGAGTTCCTGCGCAGAGAGGACATGGAGTATGCCATGCGGCGCCTGGACAGGACAGAGTTCAGATCACACCAG GGGGAGACTTCATCTATCCGAGTCCATGGAGAGATGGGGGCCAGCAGAGGACGCTCGCGGTCCCGTTCCAGATCCAGGGGACGGTACTCACCCGCTTATCAAGGTCGCGGCTCTCCACCCCCTCGTTATCAGTCACCCCCTGCTCGCAGATTGTCTCGCCATAGCCCCCCTCCACGTCGCTCCTCTGCAGCACACCGTAGCCCATCAAGCCGCAGCCCACCCCCTCGTCACTACCGATAG